The Gammaproteobacteria bacterium genomic sequence CAGGGTTGGGGTTATGCAGTATTTGGTCAGGTGACCGGCGGGAAGGAAATACTGGAATCGATAGCGGCCGTACCGACAGGCAACCACGGAATGCATCAGGACGTTCCAAAAGATCCGGTGATCATCGAGAAAGTTACGGTAGCGGAATAGCCACGACACCGGAGGACCGACAGGCGACGAAACAGGTTTCACGCCCGGCCGCAGTGACCGCATAGGCGCCGGATAGAATGCCTGAACGGAATCACGCTACGTCGGAAAGCGGGGAACAGCCGATGAACGAGACACTGTTCATATCGGACCTGCATCTCGATGCCTCACGGCCCCGCATCAACGAGCTCTTCGTCCGCTTCATCGAACATGAGGTTACCGGGTGCGAAGCGCTCTACATCCTGGGCGATCTCTTCGAATACTGGCTGGGTGACGATGCCCCGACACCCGGACTCGAATCCGTCGAGGACACCCTGCGTGCGCTGACCCGTGAAGGCGTTCCGGTCTACTTCCTACGCGGCAACCGGGATTTCCTCATCGGCGAGGACCTTGCCCGACGGTCGGGCATTACCCTGCTACCGGGGGAAAAGGTCGTCGACCTCTACGGGACATCGACCCTGGTCATGCACGGCGATACCCTGTGCACGGATGACTCACGCTATCAGTTGTACCGATCCCTGGTGCAGAACGGATGGTTCAGGGCCCTGTTCGGCTCGCTTGGCCTGAAGATGCGGATGCGGCTCGCCGGATTCATGAGAAACACGAGCAACCGCGAGATCGACAGAAAACCCGCCGAAATCATGGACGTCAACCAGGCGGCTGTGGTCGCTGCGATGCGCCGCCACGGTGTCCGGCGGTTGATACACGGACACACCCATCGACCCCATGTCCATGAATTTGAGCTGGACGGGCGTTCCGCCGAGCGTATCGTACTCGGCGACTGGTACGAGCACGGCAGTGTTCTGCGTTGCGGCCCCGACGGGTGTACGCTCAGGACGCTGGAATAGACGAATCGTCGCCGCCCCCGGTCGAATAGTCCCGATAGCCCTCGGGGATATCGAACAGCGACTCGTCCACGTCCACACCTGTTTCAAAATTCTGCAGCGCCCGGGCGAAGCCCCGATAGTCCCATTCCCTGACCGGGAAACCGTACTCCAGATGGCGCGTGGGAAAGAACACCTGGTTGGCGAGCATACAGTCCGACCACATGTCTTCAGGGGTCTTTTCGAGATTCGCGGCGTGCTCACCTGCCAGGCTCTCATGGAACTCCCGAAGCGCCTTGGTCGCCTCAGGCAGCAACCCCTGCGCCGAGACGACGTTGGTGCAAACCTTGCCATTGACCGTCAGTTCCATGTGATAGGGCCTGACTCCTCCGATCGGGGGAGCATTGTCCTGGGACTCACGCCGTGCGCCGGTCTCCAGAACACGGGGGCTGGCCATCGCCACCGACCGATATGGAATGGTAAATATGCTGCGATTCTCGTGACTGACGCTCCTGACCGAACGATCCTGCCTGTCGAACAGGACAAAGTCACCCCCGTCATCGCCGTCGTCCATGCGAACGAACTTGTCGGTCACGATCATGCGTGTCCGATACGGGGCAACTCCCGGTTCGTGTTCCTCGAACCAGACCACGACCGTCGACACCTCCGGGGGCGCCACGGCGGGGACGGGTGGATCGGTCTGCTCGCAGCCGGCCAACAACCCACTCGCGAGCAGACACGATACGGCGCGCAACAGGGGAACGCGTATTGCGATCAGGATAGCCTGCAGAGCCGTCAACATCAGGTTTTCAACCCCTTTCGGAGGTCCCGGATCAGGTCATCGGCGTCTTCCAGACCCGCCGCGATGCGGATCAATCCCTCTGCGATGCCCGCCTTTTCCCGCTGCTCCGGTGTCAGTCGACCATGCGTCGTCGTCGCCGGATGCGTAATCGTCGTCTTCGCGTCACCGAGATTGGCCGTAATCGACATGAGCTCGGTGGCGTCGATCACGCGCCAGGCGGTTTCACGACCGCCTTCGACCTCGAAGGCAATGATGCCTCCGAACCCGCTTTGCTGGATGCGAGCGAGTTCGTATTGCGGGTGCGATTCGAGCCCGGGATACCACACGCGCCGCACGCCGGATTGTGCCTCCAGCCACCGTGCAAGCTCAAGTGCATTCTCGCAATGGACGCGCATGCGTAGCGAGAGTGTCTCCAGGCCCTTGGCGAAGATCCACGCATTGAAGGGACTCATACTCGGTCCGGCGGTGCGCAGGAACCCAAAGACGTCCTTACCGACCCGCTCGCTGTCACCGACGACCGCACCTCCGACGCACCGGCCCTGTCCGTCGAGATACTTGGTCGCGGAATGAACGACGATGTCCGCGCCAAGTTCCAGTGGACGTTGCAGGGCCGGTGTGCAGAAGCAGTTGTCGACGACCAGGATTGCGCCGTTCTCCCGACACGACTCTGCAATCGCGCGGATGTCGTAAAGTTCGGTCAACGGATTTGAGGGTGTTTCGAGAAAGACAAGCGATGCGCCGTTCGAGATTGCGCGATTCCAGTCCTCCGTTACCGTGCTTTCGACATACCTCACATCGACCCCGAATCGGGTCAGGAAGTTGTCGAACAGCATCATCGTCGACCCGAACACGCCGCGTGACGAGACAATGCGGTCCCCGCTGCGCAATAGACCCATGCAGACCGACAGAATCGCCGACATACCCGAGGCGGTCGCAACACAGGACTCCGCACCCTCGAGAGCCGCGAGGCGTTCCTGGAACAGATTGACGGTCGGGTTGGTGAACCGAGAGTAGATGTTTCCGGGTTCGTCCCCCGAAAACCGCGCCGCGGCCTGCGCCGCCGACCCGAAGACGTAGCTCGAAGTCGTGAAAATCGGCTCGCCCTGCTCCCCCTCGGCGCTGCGATGTTGGCCGGCGCGCACGGCAAGCGTGTCGAACCGGTACGGCATATCTTGACGTCGATCCATCTTCAGAAAAACCCGGAAACGAAAAAACCCCGCGTGACGGCAGCCGGCGGGGTCCTGGTTCTCTCGCTTTAGCTGCATTTTTTTTTAATGCGCCCGCAAGCTGACGATGTCAAATCGGCGCAGACCCTATGCTATGTGGAGCCGCCATCGAAGTCAACGACTCGACCCGGTCCCCCCGCCCCTGTGTTAGGAAAGATGTCGCCTCTTTTTGAAAGACTCTATTTGAGCTGGTTGAGCTGGGGGCACAACAAGGCCGGGGGGGCACCGCCTGCCGGCATCTACCGTCCCGTCGCCCTCGAGGGGCGACCACGGCGTCCGTCTCGCTGCACTGCACCATTGGGAAACGGCGCGGCCCCGGTCAGACGCAGGTCACTTCCGCATCGACCGAGATCTCTTCGAGGTTAAGGCGGACCTCGTCCAGATAGAGAGGATTGGTCAGAATCACGTTCGCCGGACTCAACTCGCGCAGGGCTTGCGGACCCACAATCTCCTGTCCGGTTCCGGCGATGAAGGTACCCTGCTTCTTTGGGTTCAGATCCACGGCGTGACTGACCGCGTGATCACGATCCACGACATTGAGGAAGGTCACACCCTTGGATCCCGCGCCCCAGATGACGGTCTCCCCGGCCCGGCGCCCGTTACCCCGCATCCAGCCAGTCCACAGATCGACCTTCTCTCGGTAACTCCTGCCAAAACGCTCACCGAGCGCGACCAGTTCGTCCAGTTCCCCGACATCGCTCCCGGCATCTGCCCCTCCCCTACCCTTTCGCGCGACGGCTTCAATCCCGAGAAACTGGTTTCCGTAGCCCAGACGGATTTCCCGAACTTCGAACCCCGTCTGTTCGAACACGGTCCGCAGCGACTGCGGTGAGTAGTACGAGCAATGCTCGTAGATGAGGTCCCAGATCCCATTGTCCCGAAGGGAGTACAGGACACTGGGGACCTCGAAGTACACCGGTGTATCGCCGCCGGCCGACAGCATCGAACCGAGTTGTTCCAGAAACGCCCGTGGCTCGCGCACGTGCTCCAGGACATGCCGGCAGACCACGAAGTCGGGGGCGAGTTCCACATGACGCGTCGAGTACTCGTCGGCGATCATCATGATGGCTTCCGAACGGGTCTCGTCGTTGGACGGCCTGTATCCCGGATCGAAGCCGTAACCCCGGATCCGCGCGAGTGCTGCAAGGAGATTCAAAAAATACCCGTTACCGCAACCGATCTCGACGACCTTCTTGTCATCCAGGTCATAGCGCCTGACCAGCGACCGCGCGAGGTCCTCGGCGTATTCCCGGAAACGCGGGGAGTGGTGCAGGGCGTTGTCGTAGTCCCCGACGTACTCGACCTTGCCGGGATCGAAGGCGCCGTTGTACAGATGCCCGCAGTCGACACAAAGCCGCAGTTCGATGTCGCCGGAAAGGGCGGCGCGCGCGGCCTCGGCCGTCGGCCACTGCACGTTGCACATCACCGGCACGTCGTGAATCTCCAGCAACGCGCGGGTCGCCGTGGATGCGCAGACCGGACAGGCTTCCTTGGGGGTCGTGTCGTTCACAAAGCGATCAGTTCGGGCTCGAGGCCCATCTCGCTCAGTTTCCGTCCTACCTCTCCCCGGTACACGGGGTTCATCAGTGTCACGGTGTCGGGACGGTACTCCTGGAGATATTCTGGGGCCACGATCCGCTGTCCCGTCCCCGCCATGAAGGAACCCTGGCGGTGGGGATTGATATCGACCACGTACTCGACCGGAATCTCACGATCGAGAAGGGACAAAAAGGCGACGGCCTTTGACCCGGAGCCCCACAACACGATCTTACCCGGATCGCCTTCACGCACGCGCGCCAGCCACTGCACGCGCTTGTCTCGCGCGCGATCCATAAAACCATCGGCATAGGCACGCAATGTCTCCAGGTCTTCCGGGGCCCGCGCCGATTCCGGCACGGCATCGGTCGCGGTCGGTCTGGCCTCGATGGTGAGGTACTGCCCGTCGTACTCGATGTGTTCGCTCAGTACCTCGAACCCGGTCGATTCGAACAGGTAGCGCAGCGAACCCGGGCTGAAATACGAGCAGTGCTCGTAGTAGATATCCTCCAGGGCACAGGTACGCAGGATGCGCGTTGCTTCCGGGACCTGAAAGAAGACGACGGCCCCCGGTTTCCATACCACCGCTTCACGGATCATGCTCAGGAACTCCTTCGGGCGCGCAATGTGCTCCAGCGTCATTTTGCAGACCACGAAATCGGCGCTGCAACCGCCGGTTCGCGCGGAAAAGAAGTCCTTTACGAAATAGAGGTCCTTTTCGGGCGCGGACTGTTCCCTGGCGTCGTCGAACCCCGGGTCGAAACCCGTTCCCCGGTTCCCCCCCAGCGTGCACAGCAGGGAAAGAAACTCCCCCTTGCCGCATCCGATTTCCAGGATGTCGTTACCGTGCAGCGAATAGCGCTCGATGAGCCTTCGCGCCAGGTCCTCGTGGAACGTATTGAAGGTGGCGGAAAACCCCTGGGTCTCCTCGTAGCGTCCCGAGTACTCGGTCAGGCGGGGATCGAAGGCGGTGTTGCTGACGAATCCGCAAGTCGGGCAGATCCCCAGCTTCATGTCGCCCTTGGGATACTCCCGCGCCTGCGCGGATGAATCGAACAGGATGCAGCTGTTCACGGGAATCGCGTCCTGCTGGTAGAAGACCTCGAGACGGGACCGTTCGCAATTCGGGCACTCACCCGCCGGGTGGTCCCGCCTCTCGCGACGCTGTGTCACTGTCATGGCGCTTGCTCCCGGTTCAGACCGCAGTCCTTTGAGCGCGGTCGGTGACGATCCGCGGTTCCGGCAGGGGGATGACAAACCTGCCGCCTCCGAGCCGGTACTCGTCGAGGTCCCTCATGATCTCATCGGCGAAGTTCCAGGCCAGGATCAGGACGTAGTCCGGCATCTCCTCGAGAATCTTTTGGGGGGGCACGACCGGCAGGAGATTGCCGCCCATGTACCAGCCGTGCTTTACCTCGTTACGGTCGGCGACGAAGTCCAGGATCTCGCGGTCGATCCCGGTGAAACTCAGCAGGGTGCACGCCTTGGCGGCCGCCCCGTAACCCGCGATCCGTTTGCCGTACCGCTTCAGGCCCTCCAGCAGCTCGCGCAGTTCCGCCCTCAGGACCGTCACCCGGTCGGCGAAGGCCCGGTAATATCCGAACGTCGTCGCTCCGCGCTCCCGTTCCTCGGCGAGCATTCGCTTCACCCCCTCGCCCGGGGCCTCCACCGGTTCGACGAACAGGCGTAACGAACCGCCGTGCACCGTTGTGTGCTCCACGTCGTTCAGATACAGGCCGTTGCTGCGAAACACCCGGTCGAGGGCGGTCACCGAGAAGTAGCACAGGTGCTGGTGATAGATGGTGTCGAACTCGACATGATCGATCAGGTCCACCACCCACGGAGCCTCGATGACCGCGACGCCATCGGGTTTGAGCACCGTCCGGATTCCCTGGATAAAGCCATTCAGATCAGGGACGTGAGCCAGCACGTTGTTGGCGAGAAACACGTCCGCCGGGGCCTCGCCCTCGGCCACCAACTTTCCGGCCATCTCCCTGGTAAAGAAATCGTGCCGGGTCGGCACCCCGGCCTCCCTGGCCGCCCGAACGGGCCCCGGGGCAGGATCGACGCCGAGCACCGGGATCCCGAGCTCGATAAATTTGCGCAACATGTACCCGTCATTGCTGGCGGCCTCGATCACCTTGCTTTCCCGGCCCAGACCCCGCCGGGCGGCAATGGCCGCCGCGCTGTCCTGGAAATGCTTCAGCAGACTCGGAGAGACCGAGGAGAAATACGGATAGTCGTCGTGGAAAAGGATCTCGGGCGGTACCGTTTCGCGAATCTGGACCAGGGAACAATGCTCGCAAAAGGCGACTGTCAGAGGCACAGAGTAATCCGGCTTGTCCAGGTTGTCGGCATGAACCAGCCGGTCGGCCAGGGGTGTGTTACCGAATCCGATCACCTTACGTAGCGTGTCAGAGCCACACGCGCGGCATCGTGTCTCAGTCTGGTAACTCATGATCTAGACCACAGCCGACCGGGCGCCCGCCGGTTGAACGCGCCAGTCCCTGGACAGCAAGCCCCGTGCCATCAGGTACTTGAGATGAGCCAGTCGTGCGAACCTCACGCCTTCGAAGTCGGTCGGATCCAGCTCGAATCTGCGATACAGGTCCACGAGCTCCTGTACGCCGCGGCGCACCGTCCACTGGGGCTTGAACGCCGGCAGCACCCTGGCGATCTTGTTGCAGTCTACGCGGTAGGAACTTGGGTCCGGTTTCGCGTCCGGTGCATACTCTATGACGCAGTCGCCGACCTCTTCCTCGACGATTGCCGCAACTTCGCTGACCCGGTAGTTCTCGGCGGTGGTGCCGATGTTGAAGGATTCGCAGAAGACATCCTCGCGCGGCGCTTCCATGGCCGCGATGTAGGCCCTGGAGATGTCCTCAATGTGGACCAGGGGTCGCCAAGCGTTACCCGTGCTCTTCAGAAAGACCCGCTTTTTTGAGATTGCCCAAGCCGTCAGATTATTGACCACGAGATCGAAGCGGAGCATCGGGGACACACCGTAGGCCGTCGAGGCGCGCATGAATACCGGGCAGAAACTGTCGTCCGCCAAGCGCGACATACCCTTTTCTGCTGCAACCTTGGAGTCCGCGTAGGGCTTCAGTGGTCGAAATCCGGAATCTTCGGTGATCCAGTCGTCGCCAAAGGCCCCGTAGTTGCTGCAACTCGACGCGAATATGAACCGGTCCACACCGGCCTGTTTCGCTTTTTCGGCCAGGGACACGGCCGCGACGTGGTTGATCTGGTTCGTCACCTGCGGGTCGTGACTACCCAGCGGGTCGTTGCTCATCCCCGCCAGGTGGATGATCGCGTCGAACCCCTCGAGGTCCCTTACGCCGATATCCCGTATGTCCATGACCCGCATCGGCCCCGCACCTTCTGAAATCGGCAGGCGGCTGCGTTCGAAGACACAGGAATCCAGTTCCACTGCATCGTGCCCCGCGTCGCGCAGCATCGGCATCAGCACCGATCCGACGTATCCCCCGCTACCCGTTACAAGTACCCGTATGTTCATCGTGTCACCTTCTCTATTCCTTACTTCGATTTCTAGACCAGCCACGGCACGTTTCCCGAGTCCCAGTAGTCCTGCAACAGATTCCGGTCGTGGATCGTATCCATGCACTGCCAGAAATCGTGGTGGCGGTAGGCCATCAGCTCCCCGGCGGCGGCAAGCCGTTCCATCGGTTCTCTCTCCCATTGCGTGGCGTCGCCTTCGATGTACTCGAATACGCCGGGCTCCAGAACAAAAAAAGCCCCGTTTATCCAGCCCTCCGAATGCGGAGGCTTTTCCGCGAATGCGTTCACCCGGTCGCCCTCGAGCTGCAACTGCCCGAATCGCGGTGGCGGTCGCACGGCCGAAAGCGTGGCGAGCCGGCCATGTGAACGGTGAAATTCAAGCAGGCGCGCCAGATCGATATTCGAAACTCCGTCGCCCCAGGTGAGAAAAAAGGTCTCGTTGCCCAGCTCGGGGGCAAGCCGCTTGATACGCCCACCGGTCATGGTCGCCTCACCTGTGTCCACCAGGTTCACCGACCAGGAAGCACCATTGCCGTCGCCGTTTCCGTAAGTTCCCCCCGCAGCGAATACATCGCGAATCAGCTCGCCTCTATAGCCCAGCGCAATGACGAATTCGTTGTACCCGAAACCGGCATAGTGCTTCATGATATGCCAGAGGATCGGCCGCCCGCCGATCTCGACCAGCGGTTTCGGCCTGACGTCGGTCTCTTCGGCGAGCCGCGTGCCGCGCCCCCCCGCCAGTATCGCCACCTTCACGGGATTCCTCCTGACCTCCGGGCGAACCGTCGCCGACGCCCCGGAAACTTCATCAATCGACCACCGCATTCAGCCCTGCCGTTTGCAGCGTAGGTCGGGGATGCTATCTGAAACGCACCACTGAAACGGCCTGCGCTAGGACCAAAGGTAGCGTATATCGGATGAACGATGTACCTCGAAGTTACGCCCACGCCGATGTCGTATCCGTGCACCTGCCCGATGTTTGGCAACGTTCCGACAGAGACTCACTCTATAGAATAGACAATACATTAAATATTGATTCTAAGCATTAGCAATTCGTAATATTGCCTATCTCGCCATGGGATCGCTTGGCAAGCGGCCGTGACGGTTGCCGATCCACTGTCGACGATCCCTGACGACCCGTGGCAGGACACGAACCACTCCCCTTTGTTACGGTCTTGTTTAGCGTTTGTCACGATACGATTGGCAGCGCGATGCTTTACGCCTCAAGAACATCGTATGTCTGTCCGGAATGGCGTCTCACCCGCCTACGCCCAACTGTATTGCATTAGCAACTTCACCTGCCTGCGGGAGGCGTCACGCCCAGACTGCCGGGAACATCGCGTGGCGCGCAGCGGCCTGTCTTTCAAGGAGGCATATGACACTGCCCGGGAGATTCGCGAAAGTCTTTCCGGCACTGAGTCGATCTCAACCGCGGACCTGGGCAAGCAGGTGGCGGAACGGCTTGCCAATAGATATGGTACTGCATCTCAAGAGGCATATCTTTCCCGTACGGAGCATAATGCGAAAACCATCGTCAGCTCGAAAAGAGGCGACAGTCCATTCTCCTCGGGCGCCCTCAGTCGTTCCCTGGAGGGCTGCGCCATTGAGCGGAAATGTGCCGCTAACGTTGCACGGTACGTTCAGAGAATCCTGAAAGAATCGGGGCAGAAGAACATCGGGACAACTGAGCTACGGCGAATCATATTCCGGTTGTTGACCCAACGTTGTTCCCCAGAGACCGGAGAAAGGTATCTTTCCCGGCGGCAGTTCAGGGATAGCGGCATGCCGCTGATCGTACTGATCGGTGGAACAACCGGTGCTGGCAAGAGTACCGTTACGACGAATCTGGCCTATCGCCTGGATGTCGTGCAAACCCAGTCGACAGACACGATGCGCGAAATCGTCCGCTCCTGTTCAGCGCCACACCTGGTTCCGACACTCGGCTATCCAAGCTTCGAAGCCTGGCGGGGACTTCCGAATGTCGGCGAGGACACGCGGGCCTGCGATGAAAACGCCGTGGTGATGGGCTTTCTGTCCCAATTCAGCATCGTCAAGCAGACCATAGATGCGACAATCAAGCGCGCGATAAGAGAGCGCCGTCACACCATCGTCGATGGTGTTCATGTGCTGCCCACCGAACTCG encodes the following:
- a CDS encoding glucose-1-phosphate cytidylyltransferase, producing the protein MKVAILAGGRGTRLAEETDVRPKPLVEIGGRPILWHIMKHYAGFGYNEFVIALGYRGELIRDVFAAGGTYGNGDGNGASWSVNLVDTGEATMTGGRIKRLAPELGNETFFLTWGDGVSNIDLARLLEFHRSHGRLATLSAVRPPPRFGQLQLEGDRVNAFAEKPPHSEGWINGAFFVLEPGVFEYIEGDATQWEREPMERLAAAGELMAYRHHDFWQCMDTIHDRNLLQDYWDSGNVPWLV
- a CDS encoding SDR family oxidoreductase; its protein translation is MNIRVLVTGSGGYVGSVLMPMLRDAGHDAVELDSCVFERSRLPISEGAGPMRVMDIRDIGVRDLEGFDAIIHLAGMSNDPLGSHDPQVTNQINHVAAVSLAEKAKQAGVDRFIFASSCSNYGAFGDDWITEDSGFRPLKPYADSKVAAEKGMSRLADDSFCPVFMRASTAYGVSPMLRFDLVVNNLTAWAISKKRVFLKSTGNAWRPLVHIEDISRAYIAAMEAPREDVFCESFNIGTTAENYRVSEVAAIVEEEVGDCVIEYAPDAKPDPSSYRVDCNKIARVLPAFKPQWTVRRGVQELVDLYRRFELDPTDFEGVRFARLAHLKYLMARGLLSRDWRVQPAGARSAVV
- a CDS encoding class I SAM-dependent methyltransferase → MSYQTETRCRACGSDTLRKVIGFGNTPLADRLVHADNLDKPDYSVPLTVAFCEHCSLVQIRETVPPEILFHDDYPYFSSVSPSLLKHFQDSAAAIAARRGLGRESKVIEAASNDGYMLRKFIELGIPVLGVDPAPGPVRAAREAGVPTRHDFFTREMAGKLVAEGEAPADVFLANNVLAHVPDLNGFIQGIRTVLKPDGVAVIEAPWVVDLIDHVEFDTIYHQHLCYFSVTALDRVFRSNGLYLNDVEHTTVHGGSLRLFVEPVEAPGEGVKRMLAEERERGATTFGYYRAFADRVTVLRAELRELLEGLKRYGKRIAGYGAAAKACTLLSFTGIDREILDFVADRNEVKHGWYMGGNLLPVVPPQKILEEMPDYVLILAWNFADEIMRDLDEYRLGGGRFVIPLPEPRIVTDRAQRTAV
- a CDS encoding class I SAM-dependent methyltransferase — protein: MTVTQRRERRDHPAGECPNCERSRLEVFYQQDAIPVNSCILFDSSAQAREYPKGDMKLGICPTCGFVSNTAFDPRLTEYSGRYEETQGFSATFNTFHEDLARRLIERYSLHGNDILEIGCGKGEFLSLLCTLGGNRGTGFDPGFDDAREQSAPEKDLYFVKDFFSARTGGCSADFVVCKMTLEHIARPKEFLSMIREAVVWKPGAVVFFQVPEATRILRTCALEDIYYEHCSYFSPGSLRYLFESTGFEVLSEHIEYDGQYLTIEARPTATDAVPESARAPEDLETLRAYADGFMDRARDKRVQWLARVREGDPGKIVLWGSGSKAVAFLSLLDREIPVEYVVDINPHRQGSFMAGTGQRIVAPEYLQEYRPDTVTLMNPVYRGEVGRKLSEMGLEPELIAL
- a CDS encoding O-succinylhomoserine sulfhydrylase, coding for MDRRQDMPYRFDTLAVRAGQHRSAEGEQGEPIFTTSSYVFGSAAQAAARFSGDEPGNIYSRFTNPTVNLFQERLAALEGAESCVATASGMSAILSVCMGLLRSGDRIVSSRGVFGSTMMLFDNFLTRFGVDVRYVESTVTEDWNRAISNGASLVFLETPSNPLTELYDIRAIAESCRENGAILVVDNCFCTPALQRPLELGADIVVHSATKYLDGQGRCVGGAVVGDSERVGKDVFGFLRTAGPSMSPFNAWIFAKGLETLSLRMRVHCENALELARWLEAQSGVRRVWYPGLESHPQYELARIQQSGFGGIIAFEVEGGRETAWRVIDATELMSITANLGDAKTTITHPATTTHGRLTPEQREKAGIAEGLIRIAAGLEDADDLIRDLRKGLKT
- a CDS encoding class I SAM-dependent methyltransferase, translated to MNDTTPKEACPVCASTATRALLEIHDVPVMCNVQWPTAEAARAALSGDIELRLCVDCGHLYNGAFDPGKVEYVGDYDNALHHSPRFREYAEDLARSLVRRYDLDDKKVVEIGCGNGYFLNLLAALARIRGYGFDPGYRPSNDETRSEAIMMIADEYSTRHVELAPDFVVCRHVLEHVREPRAFLEQLGSMLSAGGDTPVYFEVPSVLYSLRDNGIWDLIYEHCSYYSPQSLRTVFEQTGFEVREIRLGYGNQFLGIEAVARKGRGGADAGSDVGELDELVALGERFGRSYREKVDLWTGWMRGNGRRAGETVIWGAGSKGVTFLNVVDRDHAVSHAVDLNPKKQGTFIAGTGQEIVGPQALRELSPANVILTNPLYLDEVRLNLEEISVDAEVTCV
- the lpxH gene encoding UDP-2,3-diacylglucosamine diphosphatase; the encoded protein is MNETLFISDLHLDASRPRINELFVRFIEHEVTGCEALYILGDLFEYWLGDDAPTPGLESVEDTLRALTREGVPVYFLRGNRDFLIGEDLARRSGITLLPGEKVVDLYGTSTLVMHGDTLCTDDSRYQLYRSLVQNGWFRALFGSLGLKMRMRLAGFMRNTSNREIDRKPAEIMDVNQAAVVAAMRRHGVRRLIHGHTHRPHVHEFELDGRSAERIVLGDWYEHGSVLRCGPDGCTLRTLE